One Leifsonia shinshuensis DNA window includes the following coding sequences:
- a CDS encoding LCP family protein, with translation MNEMPTRAQARAQEKSAGPSVARHGRLKRHHPFKTLAVLFVSLLAVVGVSTAGVAAYATYDVATSLKPAVKLVDAKGKVVTPGIGAMDGAFNVLLAGSDSGGGNKAYGDRGENLNDVTMLLHVSADHKNATVVSFPRDMYVPIPSCPDGKGGTYDAMSRQKINNSLSYGGLACTVLTVEKLTGLDIPYAGVIQFDGVIEMSNAVGGVNVCVAGDIKDPYTGLDVKAGENTLQGPQALAFLRTRHGVGDGSDLGRISNQQVFLSSLVRTIKSADTLANPVKVYALAKAATSNISLSESLNSPTTIASMAMALKNVDIPKVVFVQYPNHYEGDGVAPTKDAASTLMTALQNDQPVTLTGDTGVGSEAAPGAATQAPADPATQAPATQAPATQAPTDGSSAGAGDGSSVQLPSDVHGQTAAQVTCSKPFQD, from the coding sequence ATGAACGAGATGCCCACGCGCGCCCAGGCGCGAGCGCAGGAGAAGTCGGCCGGCCCATCGGTGGCCCGGCACGGACGCCTCAAGCGGCATCACCCGTTCAAGACCCTCGCCGTGCTGTTCGTGAGCCTCCTCGCCGTCGTGGGCGTCAGCACCGCCGGTGTCGCCGCCTACGCGACCTACGACGTGGCCACCAGCCTGAAGCCCGCGGTGAAGCTCGTGGACGCGAAGGGCAAGGTCGTCACCCCCGGCATCGGCGCGATGGACGGCGCGTTCAATGTCCTCCTCGCGGGCTCCGATTCCGGCGGCGGCAACAAGGCGTACGGCGACCGCGGCGAGAACCTCAACGACGTCACGATGCTGCTGCACGTTTCGGCCGACCACAAGAACGCCACCGTCGTCAGCTTCCCGCGCGACATGTACGTCCCCATCCCGTCCTGCCCGGACGGCAAGGGCGGCACGTACGACGCGATGAGCCGCCAGAAGATCAACAACTCGCTCAGCTACGGCGGCCTGGCCTGCACGGTGCTCACCGTGGAGAAGCTGACCGGGCTCGACATCCCGTACGCCGGCGTCATCCAGTTCGACGGCGTGATCGAGATGTCCAACGCGGTCGGCGGAGTGAACGTCTGCGTCGCGGGCGACATCAAGGACCCGTACACCGGCCTCGACGTGAAGGCGGGCGAGAACACCCTCCAGGGACCGCAGGCGCTCGCGTTCCTCCGCACCCGCCACGGCGTGGGCGACGGGTCGGACCTCGGCCGCATCAGCAACCAGCAGGTGTTCCTCTCCTCGCTCGTCCGCACCATCAAGAGCGCCGACACGCTCGCGAACCCGGTGAAGGTGTACGCGCTGGCCAAGGCCGCGACGAGCAACATCTCCCTGTCGGAGAGCCTCAACAGCCCGACCACCATCGCGTCGATGGCGATGGCGCTGAAGAACGTCGACATCCCCAAGGTCGTCTTCGTGCAGTATCCGAACCACTACGAGGGCGACGGCGTGGCGCCGACCAAGGACGCGGCCAGCACCCTGATGACGGCGCTGCAGAACGACCAGCCGGTCACCCTGACCGGTGACACCGGCGTCGGCTCGGAGGCGGCGCCCGGTGCGGCGACGCAGGCTCCGGCGGATCCGGCCACGCAGGCTCCCGCGACCCAGGCGCCGGCGACGCAGGCTCCGACCGACGGCTCGTCCGCGGGCGCGGGCGACGGCTCGTCGGTGCAGCTCCCGTCCGACGTGCACGGCCAGACGGCCGCGCAGGTCACCTGCTCCAAGCCGTTCCAGGACTGA
- a CDS encoding type IV secretory system conjugative DNA transfer family protein, whose amino-acid sequence MRTHGSSWTHVALYSLFAIVVAGTITTGVATATLAASCGGGQPDSVFAGLQLAMGGDPSGFSLVPGCVAPVTLIRVLDLLTVILLLSGIAVGAVWWLRYWQSDRHFINDLRGRDGLAKPGEVRKHTSARTALHRAKTLRPSLVNPAPSAAGWKVGRAHGQDVYVSIEDSIVVEGAPRSGKGYRFIINAILDWDGPLITTSTRNDNLSATMRERARVGDVTVFDPQELTGVRSALRISPVAGCEDPLIADQRGQAIIAGTALGVSKTNQEWAQVSSSVLSRLLHAAAVSGRGIDALARWGSNPRLALEAVGVLANQGSPGWSEDLDAIINGDEKLLANSWFGVFGALRPLSIPSIRKAMTPGPGEQFDLDAFLAGSNSLYLVGTGAGAGSVGGFLGAILDDIVETARRKALASPGSRLDLPLALILDEIANMFSWPALPRIMADGGGIGISTVVVLQALSQAETAWSRSEADTIWSAATAKLLLGGASDVDHLRDIESLLGLRRIRTTGHSYNDNGSSTNVQNEKVPVMTIDEIRRMPDTVGLLAYRNRRGILLDLRGWTDRDDAHQVSAGKKLTELDQQVVFAEQYQAALDRRGSAGEGN is encoded by the coding sequence ATGAGAACCCACGGCTCCTCTTGGACGCACGTCGCCCTCTACAGCCTCTTCGCCATCGTCGTCGCCGGCACCATCACCACCGGGGTCGCGACCGCGACCCTCGCTGCCAGCTGCGGCGGCGGCCAGCCAGATAGCGTCTTCGCCGGTCTGCAACTGGCCATGGGCGGAGACCCTTCCGGCTTCAGCTTGGTGCCGGGGTGCGTGGCGCCGGTCACCCTCATCCGGGTCCTTGATCTGCTGACCGTCATCCTCCTTCTGAGCGGGATCGCTGTTGGGGCGGTCTGGTGGCTTCGCTACTGGCAGTCGGATCGGCACTTCATCAACGACCTCCGCGGCCGCGACGGGCTCGCCAAGCCCGGAGAAGTCCGCAAGCACACCTCCGCACGCACCGCTCTTCATCGCGCCAAGACCCTTCGGCCGTCGTTGGTCAACCCTGCGCCGTCAGCGGCTGGCTGGAAGGTCGGGCGCGCCCATGGGCAGGACGTCTACGTATCGATCGAGGACTCGATCGTGGTTGAGGGCGCGCCCCGGTCGGGCAAGGGCTACCGGTTCATCATCAACGCCATCCTCGACTGGGACGGACCGCTGATCACCACCTCCACCCGCAACGACAACCTCTCCGCGACGATGCGCGAGCGCGCTCGTGTCGGGGACGTGACGGTGTTCGACCCGCAGGAACTCACAGGGGTGCGCTCGGCACTGCGGATCTCACCGGTCGCCGGATGCGAGGATCCTCTGATCGCGGACCAGCGCGGGCAAGCGATTATCGCCGGCACCGCGCTCGGCGTATCCAAGACGAACCAGGAATGGGCGCAGGTGTCCTCCTCCGTGCTGTCCCGGCTCCTTCACGCGGCCGCCGTTTCCGGGCGAGGCATTGACGCGCTCGCCCGCTGGGGGTCCAACCCCCGCCTCGCGCTTGAGGCGGTTGGGGTGCTCGCCAACCAGGGGTCGCCTGGCTGGTCCGAAGACTTGGACGCGATCATCAACGGCGACGAGAAGCTGCTGGCGAACTCCTGGTTCGGTGTCTTCGGTGCCCTCCGACCGCTGTCCATTCCATCGATCCGGAAGGCGATGACGCCGGGTCCGGGGGAGCAGTTCGACCTCGACGCGTTCCTCGCTGGGTCGAACAGCCTCTACCTCGTCGGCACGGGCGCCGGCGCCGGGTCGGTCGGCGGCTTCCTCGGCGCGATCCTCGACGACATAGTCGAGACCGCCCGCCGCAAAGCCCTCGCCTCGCCAGGCTCCCGGCTCGATCTGCCGCTCGCGCTCATCCTGGATGAGATCGCGAATATGTTCTCCTGGCCCGCGCTGCCGCGGATCATGGCCGACGGCGGCGGCATCGGCATCTCCACCGTCGTGGTTCTGCAGGCGCTCTCACAGGCCGAGACGGCATGGTCGCGGTCGGAGGCGGACACGATCTGGTCGGCAGCCACCGCCAAGCTCCTCCTCGGTGGCGCGTCCGACGTCGACCATCTCCGCGACATCGAATCTCTTCTCGGGCTTCGCCGGATCCGGACCACCGGGCACTCGTACAACGACAACGGGTCGTCCACGAACGTGCAGAACGAGAAGGTGCCGGTGATGACGATCGACGAGATCCGACGCATGCCCGACACCGTCGGACTCCTCGCATACCGGAACCGGCGCGGCATCCTGCTCGACCTCCGCGGATGGACCGATCGCGACGACGCCCACCAGGTCAGCGCCGGAAAGAAGCTCACCGAACTCGATCAACAGGTCGTGTTCGCCGAACAGTATCAAGCCGCGCTCGATCGCCGAGGATCAGCGGGAGAGGGGAACTGA
- a CDS encoding helix-turn-helix transcriptional regulator, with the protein MTGEFIQPAEVVELTGLSIAALAQLRYHGKGPRFYKPTPRTVLYKRTEVLAWLEASAQTRTGAYA; encoded by the coding sequence ATGACAGGAGAATTCATTCAGCCCGCTGAGGTGGTTGAACTCACCGGGCTGTCGATCGCAGCGCTCGCCCAACTCCGGTATCACGGTAAGGGCCCGCGTTTCTACAAGCCGACCCCACGCACTGTGCTCTACAAGCGGACGGAGGTGTTGGCATGGCTGGAAGCGAGCGCGCAGACGAGGACGGGAGCGTACGCGTAG
- a CDS encoding SCO6880 family protein translates to MTTLTADQIITEEGAPRVRFAARERRGIFLGLTFLQLVVIGAAVAVLLSTLFIDTNAIWVMIPIVAVVVFFALATYRREPVIVIVAQAARYVRRSLTGQTLFRRDVWLRVSVASLDVGHAQVAAVTPVVTSKFLLPGALGDAQIIQIPGAGGFIYNARGRLASVTVKVGSRAWALRDNGTQEAAYDGFVEWLSSLENLPGVRETTIRIRVDRASSNELRDYLVVRENEHDPQVTAELREQYWALTQAASKRSMGFTNYITLTFDTAALNSAIRDAGRGLTGLAAVLKERVAGIETSMEHARLTPAGWLTSDELDELNALSADPVAAATRREQDSGIVSAPSPVMGIDEGWDALRVDESWHQTFWVAEWPRTDVRTGFLEPLLYAGDATRVITLQVRPVATHKALAQLNRAQSDMETAATIRMKLSSRIPLTHLREEEDLAVREHDLVDGFGDVQYRGFVTISAESKDALAKARTDIEQASHPARLVLASMSGQQAAGFVTAALPVPLEGE, encoded by the coding sequence ATGACCACCCTCACCGCAGACCAGATCATCACCGAGGAAGGCGCACCCCGGGTCCGCTTCGCCGCCAGGGAACGCCGAGGGATCTTCCTCGGCCTGACGTTCCTGCAACTGGTCGTCATCGGTGCCGCCGTCGCGGTCCTGCTTTCCACCCTGTTCATCGACACCAACGCGATCTGGGTGATGATCCCGATCGTCGCTGTCGTGGTGTTCTTCGCCCTCGCCACCTACCGGCGCGAACCGGTCATCGTGATCGTCGCCCAAGCTGCGCGTTACGTGCGTCGCAGTCTGACTGGGCAAACGCTCTTCCGCCGAGATGTCTGGCTCCGTGTGAGCGTCGCCTCCCTCGACGTGGGGCACGCGCAGGTCGCCGCCGTCACCCCTGTCGTGACCTCGAAGTTCCTCCTCCCTGGTGCGCTTGGGGACGCGCAGATCATCCAGATCCCCGGTGCTGGCGGCTTCATCTACAACGCCCGTGGCAGGCTCGCCTCTGTCACCGTCAAGGTCGGATCGAGGGCGTGGGCGCTGCGCGACAACGGTACTCAAGAAGCCGCGTACGACGGGTTCGTGGAATGGCTCAGCTCGCTGGAGAACCTGCCCGGTGTCCGGGAGACCACGATCCGGATCCGCGTTGACCGCGCCTCCTCGAATGAGTTGCGGGACTACCTGGTCGTGCGGGAGAACGAGCACGACCCGCAGGTCACCGCCGAGCTGCGCGAGCAGTATTGGGCGCTGACGCAGGCGGCCTCGAAGCGGTCGATGGGGTTCACCAACTACATCACCCTCACCTTCGACACCGCTGCGCTCAACAGCGCGATCCGGGACGCGGGGAGAGGACTCACGGGCCTTGCCGCCGTGCTCAAGGAGAGGGTCGCCGGCATCGAAACGTCGATGGAGCACGCCCGGCTCACCCCGGCCGGATGGCTCACCTCGGACGAGCTCGACGAGCTGAACGCCCTGTCGGCCGACCCCGTGGCCGCCGCGACCCGGCGAGAGCAGGACTCCGGGATCGTATCCGCGCCGTCGCCGGTGATGGGAATCGACGAAGGCTGGGATGCGCTGCGGGTGGACGAGTCCTGGCACCAGACCTTCTGGGTCGCCGAATGGCCGCGCACCGACGTGCGCACCGGGTTCCTCGAGCCGCTCCTCTACGCCGGGGACGCGACCCGGGTGATCACGTTGCAGGTTCGACCGGTCGCCACGCACAAAGCGCTGGCCCAGCTGAACCGCGCCCAGTCGGACATGGAAACCGCAGCAACCATCCGGATGAAGCTGTCCTCCCGAATCCCGCTCACTCACCTGCGCGAGGAGGAGGACCTCGCGGTGCGGGAGCACGACCTCGTCGACGGGTTCGGGGATGTTCAGTACCGCGGTTTCGTGACGATCTCCGCTGAGTCCAAGGACGCTCTCGCCAAGGCGCGGACCGACATCGAGCAGGCGTCGCATCCGGCCCGTCTCGTGCTGGCGTCGATGTCGGGGCAGCAGGCCGCCGGGTTCGTCACCGCGGCGCTACCGGTGCCGCTGGAAGGGGAATGA
- a CDS encoding ATP-binding protein — translation MKQSAVIGRIPANEKLGANGRHRQTTATDNNSTWKLQSAELPASKMPAWGWKQPHNLRGPLRATPPAHRCSSKVLGGAYPFLAETGDILTGAYIGENLLSRAPFCFDPWDAYSAEAVRSHSVAILGVKGTGKSMLAKSWSSRLARLGRKVAVPHDPNGEWVRVAAYVGGKSISVGPGKAARINLLDEGPRDPSFSDEDWNLNVLQYRRATVKTIIRRLREGGNLEPVEHTALDVALDALRGQSTVTITHVYDRLVDPGQSQPLEVVEAGHRLAHSLRRMVSGDLTGFFDGPSTVRFDADAPMMVVDTSALKGASPEAQALARLATANWIRRSSLGANRQARVIIHEEAAVELLNDVSGGDGLAERVEDEKVARHLGTSNWYLLHRVADLDALGDRNSALHSRALGLLADCETRISYAQHSGEIARSREILGWNDTQADLVRKLHKGEGLWQIGQDRVAKVRNICTDYELGIFRTDAMGGERA, via the coding sequence ATGAAGCAGTCAGCTGTCATTGGTCGCATCCCGGCGAATGAGAAGCTCGGCGCCAACGGACGCCACCGACAGACCACCGCCACCGACAACAACTCCACCTGGAAGCTGCAGTCCGCGGAACTCCCGGCCTCGAAGATGCCGGCGTGGGGCTGGAAGCAGCCGCACAACCTGCGCGGCCCACTGCGCGCCACCCCACCTGCACACCGTTGCTCGTCGAAAGTGCTGGGTGGCGCGTATCCGTTTCTGGCCGAGACCGGGGACATCCTCACCGGCGCGTACATCGGGGAGAACCTCCTCTCGCGGGCCCCGTTCTGCTTCGACCCCTGGGACGCGTACTCCGCCGAGGCCGTCCGCTCCCATTCCGTCGCCATCCTCGGGGTCAAGGGGACCGGCAAGTCGATGCTGGCGAAGTCCTGGTCCTCCCGGCTGGCCCGGCTGGGGCGCAAGGTCGCGGTGCCGCACGACCCGAATGGGGAGTGGGTGCGCGTCGCCGCGTACGTCGGCGGGAAGTCGATTAGCGTCGGCCCGGGCAAGGCCGCTCGGATCAATCTGCTCGATGAAGGCCCGCGTGATCCGTCGTTCTCGGATGAGGACTGGAACCTGAACGTGCTCCAGTACCGTCGCGCGACGGTGAAAACGATCATCCGTCGCCTCCGCGAAGGCGGGAATCTGGAACCGGTGGAGCACACCGCACTCGACGTCGCTCTCGATGCTCTCCGCGGTCAGTCCACGGTCACCATCACCCATGTGTACGACCGTCTCGTCGATCCCGGGCAGAGCCAGCCACTCGAGGTGGTCGAAGCGGGCCACCGACTCGCGCACTCGTTGCGCCGGATGGTCTCTGGCGATCTCACCGGGTTCTTCGACGGACCCTCCACGGTCCGGTTCGACGCGGACGCCCCGATGATGGTCGTCGACACCTCCGCGCTGAAAGGGGCGTCGCCGGAGGCGCAAGCGCTAGCGAGGCTGGCGACGGCGAACTGGATCCGCCGTTCTTCTCTCGGCGCGAATCGGCAGGCGCGGGTGATCATCCACGAGGAGGCTGCAGTTGAGCTGCTAAACGATGTTTCCGGCGGAGACGGCCTCGCGGAGCGAGTCGAGGACGAGAAGGTCGCGCGCCACCTCGGCACCTCCAACTGGTATCTGCTGCACCGGGTCGCGGACCTGGACGCGCTCGGTGACCGCAACAGCGCCCTCCATTCGCGCGCGCTCGGCCTGCTCGCGGACTGCGAAACCCGCATTTCCTACGCGCAGCACTCCGGTGAGATCGCGAGGTCGCGGGAGATCCTCGGCTGGAACGACACCCAAGCCGACCTCGTCCGCAAACTTCACAAGGGCGAAGGGCTCTGGCAGATCGGCCAGGACCGGGTGGCGAAGGTGCGCAACATCTGCACCGACTACGAACTCGGCATCTTCCGCACCGACGCGATGGGCGGTGAACGAGCATGA
- a CDS encoding site-specific integrase produces MGSVLSYESAGGRRYRVMYRTPDHRQTTKRGFKTKREAELYLATVETNKARGEYIDASAARVTIASLGVEWLANQTHLKPSSLRPLEIAWRLQVEPRWGRVPVGDVRHSDVQAWVSSLSAERSATTVLRAFGVLAGILDIAVKDRRVPVNVARGSRLPRKVPRAHRYLTHQQVHDLAYASGKHEALVLLLAYTGLRWGEVIALRVRDVDFTRRRLAISENAVEVGPATIVGTPKSHKRRSVPFPAFLLDALAGAAAGKEPNELLFSGRFGEHMKRATRGQRTWFKSALDRAGLDPMTVHDLRHTAASLAVSAGANVKAVQRMLGHASAAMTLDVYADLFDDDLDAVAEALDGAARRSVARPHLAERQTSVVSRPVSAANVLG; encoded by the coding sequence ATGGGCAGCGTTCTGTCGTATGAGTCTGCCGGTGGTCGACGCTATCGCGTCATGTACCGCACCCCTGATCACCGTCAGACCACGAAGCGCGGATTCAAGACGAAGCGAGAAGCCGAGCTCTACTTAGCCACGGTCGAGACGAACAAAGCGCGCGGCGAGTACATCGATGCAAGTGCGGCGAGGGTGACGATCGCATCCCTCGGCGTTGAGTGGCTAGCCAACCAGACTCACCTCAAACCGTCCTCGCTCCGACCGCTCGAGATCGCGTGGCGACTCCAGGTCGAGCCGCGTTGGGGACGCGTCCCTGTCGGTGATGTACGACACTCGGATGTCCAGGCCTGGGTTTCGTCTTTGAGCGCTGAAAGGTCCGCTACGACCGTCTTGCGGGCGTTCGGTGTGCTTGCCGGAATCCTGGACATCGCCGTGAAGGACCGGCGCGTGCCGGTCAACGTAGCCCGCGGATCGCGATTGCCCCGTAAGGTTCCTCGCGCTCACCGATACCTCACCCACCAACAGGTTCACGACCTCGCCTACGCCAGCGGCAAGCACGAAGCCCTCGTTCTCCTACTGGCTTACACCGGCCTTCGCTGGGGCGAAGTCATCGCCCTCCGCGTGCGCGACGTCGACTTCACTCGCCGCCGACTCGCCATCTCGGAAAACGCGGTAGAGGTTGGTCCTGCCACCATCGTCGGAACCCCGAAGAGCCACAAGCGTAGGTCGGTGCCGTTCCCGGCATTCCTCCTCGACGCGCTGGCCGGCGCAGCCGCAGGCAAGGAGCCGAACGAGCTGCTGTTTTCCGGCCGGTTCGGTGAGCACATGAAGCGCGCCACACGGGGTCAACGGACATGGTTCAAGAGCGCACTCGACAGGGCCGGCCTTGACCCGATGACCGTCCACGACCTGCGGCACACCGCCGCCAGCCTCGCCGTGAGCGCGGGAGCCAACGTGAAGGCGGTCCAAAGGATGCTCGGCCACGCCTCAGCCGCGATGACGCTGGACGTTTACGCGGACCTCTTCGACGACGACCTGGACGCGGTAGCTGAAGCTCTGGACGGCGCAGCCAGACGTTCTGTGGCACGACCGCATCTCGCGGAGCGGCAGACTTCAGTGGTGAGCAGACCAGTAAGCGCCGCCAACGTACTTGGCTAG
- a CDS encoding MFS transporter: MTRPDTTRAGVAREPEPPTTLVRAAGFSYFPVALLARLPYAMMVVGVLTLVVSARGELSLGGLTSAMVGLGTAIFGPLIGAAADRIGQRGVVLAAGIANSVVLLAMAWVVFSPAPDALVLLVAFLIGATAPQVSPMSRSRLVGIIASRLPGDRHAAVLNGTMAYESAADEVVFVFGPFIVGLLATTLNPAAPIIGAAVLTVLFVTAFALHRSGSFRPTAEDGLPVRQAPARELFRPGLIAVTVGVLGMGLFFGSMLTALTSFLSDFGHPEQAGLVYGVMGVGSAALALGVAWFPLRFALRWRWLTFAGILALSTAALPFATTVPAMILVLLIAGFGVGPTLVTQYSFGAERSPIGRSATVMTILGSAVIVGQSASSALVGALAQSAGTHAAMFAPVASALIVLGAGLANVFITGRRPAPTRAR; this comes from the coding sequence ATGACACGACCAGACACCACCCGCGCGGGCGTCGCCCGCGAACCGGAACCGCCGACCACGCTGGTCCGCGCCGCCGGGTTCTCCTACTTCCCGGTCGCGCTGCTGGCTCGCCTCCCGTACGCGATGATGGTCGTCGGCGTGCTGACCCTCGTCGTCTCGGCGCGCGGCGAGCTGTCGCTCGGCGGCCTGACCTCCGCGATGGTCGGCCTCGGCACCGCGATCTTCGGCCCGCTGATCGGCGCGGCCGCCGACCGCATCGGCCAGCGCGGCGTCGTGCTCGCCGCCGGCATCGCGAACAGCGTCGTCCTGCTGGCGATGGCGTGGGTGGTCTTCAGCCCGGCGCCCGATGCGCTCGTGCTGCTCGTCGCCTTCCTGATCGGCGCGACCGCCCCGCAGGTGTCGCCCATGTCGCGCAGCCGTCTCGTCGGGATCATCGCGAGCCGCCTCCCCGGCGACCGCCACGCCGCCGTCCTCAACGGGACCATGGCCTACGAGTCCGCCGCGGACGAGGTCGTGTTCGTGTTCGGGCCGTTCATCGTCGGCCTCCTCGCGACCACGCTGAACCCGGCCGCCCCGATCATCGGCGCGGCGGTGCTGACCGTGCTGTTCGTGACCGCGTTCGCCCTGCACCGCAGCGGCTCCTTCCGCCCGACGGCGGAGGACGGCCTCCCGGTGCGCCAGGCGCCCGCGCGCGAGCTGTTCCGCCCCGGCCTGATCGCGGTCACGGTCGGCGTGCTCGGGATGGGCCTGTTCTTCGGCTCGATGCTGACCGCGCTGACGTCGTTCCTGTCCGACTTCGGCCACCCCGAGCAGGCCGGCCTCGTCTACGGCGTGATGGGCGTCGGCTCGGCCGCGCTGGCCTTGGGCGTCGCCTGGTTCCCGCTCCGGTTCGCGCTGCGCTGGCGCTGGCTGACGTTCGCCGGAATCCTGGCGCTGTCGACGGCCGCGCTGCCGTTCGCGACGACGGTCCCCGCGATGATCCTGGTGCTGCTGATCGCCGGCTTCGGCGTCGGCCCCACCCTGGTGACGCAATACAGCTTCGGCGCGGAGCGCAGCCCGATCGGTCGCTCGGCCACGGTCATGACGATCCTCGGCTCGGCCGTGATCGTGGGCCAGTCGGCGTCGTCGGCGCTGGTCGGCGCGCTGGCCCAGAGCGCGGGAACGCACGCGGCGATGTTCGCCCCGGTCGCGTCGGCGCTGATCGTGCTGGGCGCGGGACTGGCGAACGTCTTCATCACCGGCCGACGGCCGGCCCCCACCCGCGCCCGCTAG
- a CDS encoding sigma factor, whose protein sequence is MAGGTHVRTRTDALLTELLREVDMLRPYVRFHFRGWPNEVDAVLQIARETVWHRCSTFDPERGSPHAFVFGITRHVVLREIERKYGPTDDVTVDCDVASESDIDPLEAMIRRFDAHRWMVLVADYVGASDWHVMSDLSLASGDAERVAEAHHLSKRSVRTIRERVCQTARTVLAALAAADAGLPLTGSVIVSCVPEIGGFREVAGMIGDDADTIAATLHIHPGSARARIATAKRLLMIARDVLELEVAA, encoded by the coding sequence GTGGCTGGAGGAACCCACGTCCGCACGCGGACGGATGCCCTTCTCACGGAACTGCTCCGTGAAGTCGACATGTTGCGCCCGTACGTCCGCTTCCACTTCCGCGGCTGGCCGAATGAGGTCGACGCCGTTCTCCAGATCGCCCGAGAGACGGTCTGGCACCGCTGCTCGACGTTCGACCCAGAGCGTGGGTCGCCGCACGCCTTCGTGTTCGGGATCACCCGTCATGTAGTGCTTCGGGAGATCGAGCGGAAGTATGGCCCGACGGACGACGTCACTGTCGACTGCGACGTGGCGTCCGAATCGGACATCGACCCCCTCGAGGCGATGATTCGCCGCTTTGATGCGCACCGGTGGATGGTGCTGGTCGCCGATTACGTCGGCGCATCCGACTGGCACGTGATGAGCGACCTAAGCCTGGCAAGCGGTGACGCCGAGCGCGTGGCGGAAGCCCATCACCTGTCTAAGCGCAGTGTCCGCACGATCCGCGAGCGAGTGTGCCAGACCGCGCGAACTGTTCTGGCCGCCCTTGCGGCCGCGGACGCGGGGCTGCCGCTGACCGGATCCGTGATCGTGTCGTGCGTGCCCGAGATCGGTGGATTCCGCGAAGTCGCCGGGATGATCGGCGACGACGCGGACACAATCGCGGCGACCCTTCACATCCATCCCGGATCGGCGCGGGCACGGATCGCGACCGCGAAACGACTGTTGATGATCGCCCGGGACGTCCTCGAGCTGGAGGTGGCGGCATGA
- a CDS encoding helix-turn-helix domain-containing protein — MADFRSETSIGARIRLARRERGFRTTSDLAEAIPGGNITPAILENIESGRKADISVCQLLNIARGLDVPISMLLSPIGRPDDKLDLQNLGEDFDGMTVAEFDCWLSATPSSSYRPRLAAERVDISVLNSLRELGTLRREFDRLRIVRDVGAASGDSDLTFDSNVEARLELVERELERVAALLTSAGIEEVAAP; from the coding sequence ATGGCAGACTTTCGATCGGAGACCAGCATCGGTGCGCGCATCAGACTGGCGCGACGTGAACGTGGATTTCGCACGACGAGCGACCTGGCAGAGGCGATTCCTGGCGGGAACATCACCCCCGCGATCCTGGAGAACATCGAATCCGGCAGGAAGGCCGACATCAGCGTTTGCCAGCTCCTGAACATCGCGCGGGGCCTCGACGTGCCGATCAGCATGCTGCTCTCGCCAATCGGGCGGCCCGACGACAAACTCGACCTACAAAACCTCGGCGAAGACTTCGACGGAATGACCGTGGCCGAATTCGATTGCTGGCTTTCAGCCACCCCCTCGAGTTCATATCGGCCCCGATTGGCCGCCGAACGCGTGGACATCTCCGTCCTGAACTCGCTTCGCGAACTCGGGACCCTTCGACGTGAGTTCGACCGCCTCCGGATCGTTCGCGACGTCGGAGCGGCGTCCGGAGACTCTGATCTCACCTTCGACTCAAACGTCGAGGCGCGCCTGGAGCTGGTCGAGCGCGAGCTGGAGCGCGTCGCAGCGCTTCTCACCTCTGCGGGCATCGAAGAGGTGGCAGCACCCTAA